The sequence below is a genomic window from Etheostoma cragini isolate CJK2018 chromosome 20, CSU_Ecrag_1.0, whole genome shotgun sequence.
TACTAACATTACCAACAATCCTCTATGTTATTGTGCTTGGGatgtttttaaacaacatttttctttttaatatttgtatttgtaactTACTGACTGGTGCTGATAGAGTGCCACGgcacattgtattttattgctgtTATACTCTGTGTTAATATTCATAGGACAATAAATTTGAACATTGACAGGCCATTTGGCTGCTGGATGATAAAGTAAATGTTGAACCCTGCCTAAGCGTTACAGGaatgtctctgattggtccaacttGCTGTTTACATGGAAATGTTTACTGTACCCGCAAACCTACTGAAGTCTATGAtcgtgtctgtttttttatttcctgtgcaGTCATATGTTTTATGGACACGATTCATCTTGAAGCTGGTTGGCTTGATCAAGATTTAGAAAAACTCTTAATatacaacacatttttgaaaggTCAATGGAACAATTGGATGGGGAAAATCTGTTCCGGAACCAGAGCTGTTATAAAGTGGGCGGTCCCTGTGGTCTATAAATCTTAAATCTTGTCTCTCTGCAGTAACTGCTAGACAGGCACCTCGTTATATTCCTGGACATCGTCCTTCAGTTCTTCCAGCTCTTCTTTCTCCAGAGTCAACAGCCTCTTCTGGCCCTTCAGCTTTGAGCACGCGTCACTCAACAGGTCAATCTCTTCTTTGGTGATCTCCTCACCCTGGAACACAAACATACCATTGAAGAAGTTTGCTCCTCAATAATAATGAAAAGATATCCACTACTTGGATTAAAACTCGTATTacaatttcctttaaaaacatacaataggTCCTTAGAAGCGGACCAAATTAAATTTTACTTAAagacaactttattttaaaaacagaatgatAAAAATGTCGGCTTAAGGTCATATTTTCcctcaaaataaatacaaagtagGTTCAAAATATTCATTCACTCAATCAGTACCACATATGCATTTAATATGATCCCACATAAGAGACCAACCCAAAGACACAAAGTGGGTAAAAGAGGAAAGTTCTAGGACACTGGGATACTCCACATAACCAAGGGTGTCAAACAGGGGGTGTGAGGGTCCTCCGccagaaaaatattttctctttgaatCCCATTACCAGCATGTCTACATACATGTAGGGACTATGGTGATACAAAATCCAGGAAAGAATAATgataaaatctgaaaacataGAACTATTGGCGATTTTCCACTGCTTGGTACCTGCTTGAGTCgcctctactcgccttttttggttttccattacgaaaaaaagtccctggtacccgctaacaggtactttttttagtactacctcagtcgaggttccaagtaagctgaggcgataccaaaaggtgacgtgaaaacctacagactgctgattggtcggagagaatcgtcactattcactaagtcatcattgctagcaacactctggggggggggggggggggggggggggggggggggNNNNNNNNNNNNNNNNNNNNNNNNNNNNNNNNNNNNNNNNNNNNNNNNNNNNNNNNNNNNNNgggggggtgtcctgaacaatcCCGCCGTGTTTAAGCAGTTTagccagctgtgtttttttttgcttcctccagcttcttttgaaactaattcaTCTTCTGGCAGACGACCCCATGCCGAGAGTCAAAACCAACACACCTTcaaagttctgtgtgtgtgtgtgtttgtgtttgtgtttgtgtttgtgtttgtgtgtgtgtgtgtgtgtgtgtgtgtgtgtgtgtgtgtgtgtgtgtgtgtgtgtgtgtcgcgttaggtcacagcagtttcctgtGGTGTCGCTATGATGACCAGGCGTACTCACCTCACACATTAGGCAGTACtaaaatctgcaatggaaaaaggaggatgggGCAGAGGAAAGTCGAGCAGGTAcgatgtaatggaaaaacgccatatgtactgaatataagaAATATGTCTTGcttcttttattgtttgatATGAGGACCGATCGCCTACACAAAGCTAAATGAGTTTTTGTGGTATGCCCTCATTTGACTTGAATGTCAAAATTCATCTCATCACACCCATAAAGGCCTTGCATTTTAGAGGTTATTTCCTGTAACTACGATTATGTTCCCACTCCAACTGAAGAGTTGAATGGCAGATGgaagaaagtttaaaaaatgccagAATTCTATGCAAGTACTGTGTAACCCTCATTTGGGGGGGCCCGCTCAGAGAAAGACTAAgagcagagagtgtgtgtgcagggatAAACTGGGATAGATGTGAGGGTCATTTGGGAGGAGACATCATTGAACCTAACCTGGTAGCGCAGGAATGTCTGCCACTGTTCAAACTGTGAGGTACAGAAGACGCAGAGGAAAACGTAGCAACAAGTGagtgagaaaaacatttaaaaaaaaatacagctaGCGGACAGAAAACGTGTCCACacaaaatatcaacattaaTGTTCCATTAGGGAAAGAGTTACAATAAAATTTTGTGATATGAGTTTACATTTCTGttacaaaaaacattctttGCTATGTTATGTTAAAAGCAAATGACGTCTAGGCATTAACTTAATGACCAAGTaagtacaagtaaaaatacaaaacaaattcaaagatATGATATTATATGTTGTATGCAACATGGCCCATACATTtattgaaatgcaaaaaaaagtattcaataTAGTACATATCTCTGAGTTTGttgtttattctttatttttttcaaatactggTCCATAAAAATACATGTAGAAAAGTAGGGGTTCTTTATAAgtttacaaattataaaatgagAAACGTCCATGTCAGAGTTGCAACTAAGTGCAAACAAAAGAGCATTGTACAGAAAACTACTGATCTCACAGCTGCATGTTTTGGAGCATTTACCTTGATTCCTTCTATGACCGGTGCTGGGTCCCTCAGCGTCTCTGAATGTGCAGCCACGTCAGCTTTAACAGGCTCGGCTTCAAACTCCAACTCCCCCTCCTGTAGAGGACAGTGATGAGGCAACTGACTCAATTAAGTAATGAAAGTGGAAGGAGACCACCTTAGTATCTGTAGGGTAACATAGACATAGATCTACATGCATTTAGTCGTTTTTCAAGGCCAATACCAATACCGATTATGAGTAGTTAATAAAACCAATATTTGGACTGTacaggaaaaatgaaaatatttgagtCAAAACGAAACATTTTGAaagttacaaactccaacaggCCCACAAGTATCAAAAAGTGTCAGGTTTGGGGCGACCTCAAGCTCACCCGGTACAGTGTTGaggtaggctgagtccttggcggcggcccgggtttgaatccgacccgcggccctttggtgcttgagtttgacacatgtgtaTTAAACCATTCACAATATCGGGTTCATGATTATGTTGAGGCCTCAGTCAGTCAagacacatttttgtcaaagaTTCTCAAATTTTGtctcaaactgtaaaaaaaaaaaaaaacacatcacatcaaaTCACAGGTTACCCTTGCAGCCTTCTCCGCAGCGTCGGCCCGCCTCTCATTCTCCCGATCCTTGTTGTCCTGGCGTATAGCCGCCTCCTCCTGCAGCGTGGTCTCCACCTTGGCCTTGTTGTCCACCTTGGAGAGCTCCATCTCTGCCACCATCAACTGGGCCTCCATCGTCTAGAGAGGAGAGAGTGGGACAGAGTAAAGTAGAGGACCAAAATATCTGCCTCTCACATTGCAACTTAACAAGTACAACTAATCAGTGGTAATATAAAAGtaaggcgtgtgtgtgtatttgcatggacatgtattttgttttgtctattttatttatttagttttgtttcataTCTTCTGCATGAAATATGCAATATATACAGTAACATTTAGAAatgtaataatacattaaattcaatttataaGATTCTGATTCTGTTAAGATGACACTGTATGAATTAAGggaacacttttttcttttcttttttaaccatttatgtTAGGTTTGTGATGCTATGTATTTATGGGATcgaaataaactaaaataaatgtaaaaaatgaacagaaacattttgtaaaacatcaatTTAGAATATTGTAAAGATAAAAGGCCCTTCTAGGGACATGCATTGCAAATTAGTTTTAAATGCTGTGGGGTGTAGCATGGATCTATGCTACATACGTCTCCCTATACTATCATCTCCCACATACCACCATCTCGGGCAGCGTCTGCAGTGTGGTCTTCAGTTGGTCGGCGGGGGAAAGCGTGTCGGGGAGGAACATGGCCcgggacagcagcagcagggacgTGGGGATCTGCTGGTTCAGATGCAGCTCCAGCCACTACGGGAGCCAGCATGGCATGACGGAGGTTAGGGCAGACATGTGATCCAACACGGACAACAGTAAGACCATTACAAATCTCCCTAAACTTCCATAACAATATCGTTTGAGTCCACATAACCTCTGTGAATGACATGATGAATAGAGAATAGAAACATATTCCAGTTTTTAGCCGTTACAGTGCAGATATAAAGATCTCCTCTCAGACCCCAAACAGGTTAGACTTGATTGTACATGTGTACTTTACTTTTGACTATGTTTAATAATGCATATACTTTGTAAGTCTTTACAGTGACACCATTGCTTTACTATTTTGCGGCGactttcataaaatatttacacaataagatttgtgataaataatcacgAGGAATGTGGATATAGTGACTAAGTGTGTTaaggcaaataaaagaacatcTAGAACAGTCTgctaagttcagaaaatgatatTGCTTTAGAGTTATGAAGCCTTCAAacccaggaaaagacaacactggcCCCattattgatataatattatatattgcccaaccctagctccaaatcaaaaatgtaagtATGCCCTTTTACAGTGAAGACTTAAATGTAATGCACTAAAGAAGACACACATAAATGGGACAAGACAATAACATTTAAGTTCTGTAACTGAGCAAAATGAATGCACACGTGCAATAGAGCTGAATCTTGCTTGCTGTGGTTACCTGGGCGAGCTGTTCTCTCAGTCGTTCCTCTGTGACTCCTAGAGATCTCATCCCTCTGACGCGACACGCTGCCTGCACCTCGTTCACGTTCAGACTCTCCACCCCTTCCTCGGCTATCAGCTGGATCAACAGAGTGCACAGAGCTTCTAATGACCAACCAACTTACATTTGATGTACTGTGCTGTATCTATTACCTCAAACCAATTTCTGATTTTAGTCCGAATGAAAGTGTAGCGGTCTGTTTAATTCGGAGAATGAAAAGGAGAAATGTGGTAGTTTTCTACTTCAACTGTTGCACAGAGCTTGATACCTTGTCATCTGCCCGGATGTTCCTGAGCTTCATGATGAGCTGGAAGCGGAGGAAGTTGTTGGTCCCTATCGACTGGAGCTCCAGGAGGCGGCAGAGAGCCACTAGCTGAGGCCGGGTCAGGTTGTCCAGAGTCAGCTCGTCCTCAAACAGTTTGGAGAATTTGATGATCTGCTCATTACTGGGACGTTCCCCGGAGTTCCGGATCTACAAGCGTGTTAAAGTTGGTGAGTTGTAAATAGTTGTTAACGAAGGAATCTGAAAGCTAAAGCAAACCAGATTTTCATGTTTCCCCCAGTGTGTAGCAAGCCCGGTGGCCCACCAGGACTAAGTTGAAACTTAAACATAATcgtattttttaatttccagttagcttttagcaccaacttaattcaattaaattgtatttatagtatcaattcataacaagagttatctcaagacactttacagatagagtaggtctagaccacactctataatttacaaagacccaacaattccactAATTCCCCCACAATTTAGTGAGTGATGAGGAAAAACTCATcaggagaaacctgggacagacccaggctcttggtaggctgtggcaataacagtcacgataaagataatggaacagggCCTtgtagaaaataatttaaaaaaagacacttgccaCCAGACCGGACAACTTCCTGGGGAAACCCCTTCTACAACATGAGCTGAGATTACAACAGATTCTCTAACTGAGACCCCtacattttctgtcacttcTCATCTACAggaaatattaaattataactTCACTGTGTCttcaagtatatatatatatatatatatatatatatatatatatatatatatatatatatatatatatatatatatatatatatatatatatattgttgtatTTGCACTCTTTCCACCTTTATACTGCAGTGCCACAATTTCTCTAGGGATGAATCaagttttatcttatcttaaaagcaaaaatgattctacctttatttaaaattgcGTAAAATGGAGTTATTCGAATGAATGCAATTATCATAGTTTAAATGAGCTACTGCTGAGTGGTGGAAACATTTGATTGTTTccaccaccagagggcactACCGAGCCTGTTTTAGCTCATTCCATGAATGCCTGCCTCTGTGAACACTAGACACCGACCTTCTGGAAGAAGGTGGAGAACTCCTCGGTCACGTTCCCCTGGGCAGCCTTGTTCCGCAGGGCGATCTCCTCGATGGTGTCCTGCAAGAACTTGGCCATCTCCAGTTTGACTCTCAGCTCCGTTTTCAACCTCTCCTCCTGAAACGCCACAAATTCAACGTTTTGATCAAATAATTGACAACTATTATTAAATGACATTGTGTTGAGCATTCTGTtttcatgaataataataaccatGTGATGAAAATAAACATATCTATTTGCCATTATTCATATGAAATGTTATATtgcaattaataattaaatatttatagaATGTTTTTGAATATAGTTATAATTATAAGCATTGCCAAACAGATGAGGATTatataacatttctttttttcttttttttttacaaagaatgtaaatgtattccCACTGTACTGCAACAAGGGAGActattttactattattattatttagaaaaCATCAATCTGAGGAATAATTGGATAAAGTCccaaaatattttttgcaaaaCCAATTTGTAGATCAGTGAACTAGTCGAATGACAGAAAAAGATGACTATGcagctattttttttatcaaaactaTTATGATATATTTGAGCTACTGCGTCAAATCCCATCGGCAAACAATGTAGACCCGACATTGGACTACAGCTTCGATTTGCACCTACTACTTGCATCAAAATGATCTGCAACATTGATTGTATGCGTCTTGCATCATGCCGCTTCACTTCAAAGCTTTGGTTACCTTCTTTGACTTTGTCTCGAAGGTGGACGGCAGCATGTTGGGGAAGAGTTTCAGAGCTACGGGGAGCAGGAACTCCATGAAGGGGACGATGATGAACACCAGGAAGGGAAGGAGTCGGAAGACGTCGGCACACGTTCTGAGAAACTAGGGAATTAGAGAATATATGAACTTGTAagacatgtgtgtgtctatatgtccAATACCAATGGCTGGTATTGTTCACATCAGGGCTGCATAATATATCCTGTTTGGTATTGTTATAACTACAATGATTTTCACTGGCACATTAATCACATCGCGACAACATAACGTGAAAGAGATTTTACCAGCAGCATTTTAACATGtcactcttttgtttttagGGCCTTTTATCTTCAAATCAATGTTCAATTTGGTCAATAAGAGAATGtaggaaatagtttttttattcaagcaATTAGTATTTTAGCAGAATTTTGAAAGCAGCCGAACAAAGTTTACCGAGtatattttttgcattattaaACAACATTGTCGTATAtattcctcatattgtgcagcctttATTCCCATTCATTTGTTGACCACCTAAGCCAGTGTCGGATTGTGTTTTGGATTTTCCACAATGAAGATCAGCAGCTTGAGCATGCCtccagcagagagcagcagtGTGAGGAAAAGCCAACAGGGAACCCTGTGAAACTGTTTACCTCATCTTCTTTTGTCTCTTGGTACAATCGCCCTGCTCCATCCCTCTAGTTCCAGCAGTCAGCACTTTTAACCCTGTCCCCATACATCCCCGGGGCAACAGAAACCTTCTAATTCATTGgtttgttatttttgcattGAGCTGTAGACCAAAGTGAACATTCTGCCTCACAAGGCCCAGCAAATGTCCCCTTGAGCCAGCAGGAAGCACGTTTGTTAAGCCCAAACCTGGACAATCCTCAGAGTTTGGAGGAACCAGGCTAACTCTAGTCCACTTCATTGTACGGCTGTCCAACTGGGCCTTACTGACTGTCCAGGGACACAATTCCAACCAGCCATCTACAGAAATGGCTCTGAGGGGAGAAGTCCAAAACACGAGTCCTttctccaccctctccacctACATGTCAGCAGACCAGGAGGGTGAAGGATTTAGGCCAGTCTGAGTGAAAAGGCCTTTGTCCGCAGCCCCATTGACATGTATATCATCTCCCAGAGTTCCACATCAAAGGAGTGGGGGTGACGGATTAAAATAGAAGGAACCTTAAAACGGATGCCTGAGAATTGTAAGTGAATATGAAAGGGGGGAGATTTAGGAGGCACAGCCAGTCCAGGTTAGATGAATGGGATGTAGATGGGCTCGGGACAGGCGCTCCGAGGGAGTCCGCTGCATTTGAAAAGGTGCAGATGGGCTGGTGGTGTGGTGTAATGGTGGGGAAACGGTGGTCATCATCAGCACTGACCAGCAGCTATTAGCACTGCATTAAGGCTCTAATTCCActgttacaacacacactacAAATGAGAATCACAataagggccagacatgtataGTTACCGTGATTTTGTTACCGGTTcttaaacaatactttttggaTACCaatgttataaaataaacagaaatgacaacattacggcaccaattgttttatttattcttcagctCCTACTTCGTGAGCCCAGATGTGTAacagagtttttcctgcgtgtctctgcGACGTGTAACGGTAGACTGCCAATCACAGACTTTATGAGAATTTGGTAGAAGCATATTGCATGctcattggctcactgacgctgatgagactTACTCCTGAGGTAAAGGAATTTGGTATTTCtaaggcattttttgatactccATAATAGAGATAGTTCGATACCGTTTTTTTTCATTCCGGATACCAAtcctgatacctgaacttgtgtatcgGCCAATACACAGTACTGATCCGTTACCGGtgtatcatatatatatatcttatgATTTAACAGCTGTACACTACtctccctgtatggatgtgataggatttctatttttgtttagGTTAAACTTTCTCaggtcaaacacaaacaatgaatgccgtagaactttcttttattatgtcAGTTATCACAGAAAAAGTACATAGCTGAACTactttaaaatag
It includes:
- the letm1 gene encoding mitochondrial proton/calcium exchanger protein isoform X4, which codes for MALILFTRSRAPLVKTSRSLKNEFKKGKGKAQDGPCFNCTALRLSSQKLDGLRLGSVAQVSSSGPSLPLSDGYVGPYHSLDFQRLYCGFLLGAPSSLHPAITAGAQWTLARPRDACAVRWIHTSSRRWDDSKVEKSLRSLKDKKKKLEEGGPVYSPTLDAPVRRTVRQWVVDEVKHYYHGFRLLWIDTTIAGRMLWRVLNGHPLSRRERRQFLRTCADVFRLLPFLVFIIVPFMEFLLPVALKLFPNMLPSTFETKSKKEERLKTELRVKLEMAKFLQDTIEEIALRNKAAQGNVTEEFSTFFQKIRNSGERPSNEQIIKFSKLFEDELTLDNLTRPQLVALCRLLELQSIGTNNFLRFQLIMKLRNIRADDKLIAEEGVESLNVNEVQAACRVRGMRSLGVTEERLREQLAQWLELHLNQQIPTSLLLLSRAMFLPDTLSPADQLKTTLQTLPEMVTMEAQLMVAEMELSKVDNKAKVETTLQEEAAIRQDNKDRENERRADAAEKAAREGELEFEAEPVKADVAAHSETLRDPAPVIEGIKFEQWQTFLRYQGEEITKEEIDLLSDACSKLKGQKRLLTLEKEELEELKDDVQEYNEDLEEIKKELSKTGQEKALEESKASQRLSKRVNRMIGRIDKIIGELEKDKVILDGQMDSGTSPPVGENLISIDELIGVMRQIQNIPEHKLQSIAEALDDNKDGKIDIDDVIKVVELIDKEDIDISTTQVADIMLMLQKEEKLLEKEKAKDKAEKEQAATLNN
- the letm1 gene encoding mitochondrial proton/calcium exchanger protein isoform X2 — translated: MALILFTRSRAPLVKTSRSLKNEFKKGKGKAQDGPCFNCTALRLSSQKLDGLRLGSVAQVSSSGPSLPLSDGYVGPYHSLDFQRLYCGFLLGAPSSLHPAITAGAQWTLARPRDACAVRWIHTSSRRWDDSKVEKSLRSLKDKKKKLEEGGPVYSPTLDAPVRRTVRQWVVDEVKHYYHGFRLLWIDTTIAGRMLWRVLNGHPLSRRERRQFLRTCADVFRLLPFLVFIIVPFMEFLLPVALKLFPNMLPSTFETKSKKEERLKTELRVKLEMAKFLQDTIEEIALRNKAAQGNVTEEFSTFFQKIRNSGERPSNEQIIKFSKLFEDELTLDNLTRPQLVALCRLLELQSIGTNNFLRFQLIMKLRNIRADDKLIAEEGVESLNVNEVQAACRVRGMRSLGVTEERLREQLAQWLELHLNQQIPTSLLLLSRAMFLPDTLSPADQLKTTLQTLPEMVTMEAQLMVAEMELSKVDNKAKVETTLQEEAAIRQDNKDRENERRADAAEKAAREGELEFEAEPVKADVAAHSETLRDPAPVIEGIKFEQWQTFLRYQGEEITKEEIDLLSDACSKLKGQKRLLTLEKEELEELKDDVQEYNEDLEEIKKELSKTGQEKALEESKASQRLSKRVNRMIGRIDKIIGELEKDKVILDGQMDSGTSPPVGLFYTFRENLISIDELIGVMRQIQNIPEHKLQSIAEALDDNKDGKIDIDDVIKVVELIDKEDIDISTTQVADIMLMLQKEEKLLEKEKAKDKAEKEQAATLNN
- the letm1 gene encoding mitochondrial proton/calcium exchanger protein isoform X5, which gives rise to MALILFTRSRAPLVKTSRSLKNEFKKGKGKAQDGPCFNCTALRLSSQKLDGLRLGSVAQVSSSGPSLPLSDGYVGPYHSLDFQRLYCGFLLGAPSSLHPAITAGAQWTLARPRDACAVRWIHTSSRRWDDSKVEKSLRSLKDKKKKLEEGGPVYSPTLDAPVRRTVRQWVVDEVKHYYHGFRLLWIDTTIAGRMLWRVLNGHPLSRRERRQFLRTCADVFRLLPFLVFIIVPFMEFLLPVALKLFPNMLPSTFETKSKKEERLKTELRVKLEMAKFLQDTIEEIALRNKAAQGNVTEEFSTFFQKIRNSGERPSNEQIIKFSKLFEDELTLDNLTRPQLVALCRLLELQSIGTNNFLRFQLIMKLRNIRADDKLIAEEGVESLNVNEVQAACRVRGMRSLGVTEERLREQLAQWLELHLNQQIPTSLLLLSRAMFLPDTLSPADQLKTTLQTLPEMVTMEAQLMVAEMELSKVDNKAKVETTLQEEAAIRQDNKDRENERRADAAEKAAREGELEFEAEPVKADVAAHSETLRDPAPVIEGIKGEEITKEEIDLLSDACSKLKGQKRLLTLEKEELEELKDDVQEYNEDLEEIKKELSKTGQEKALEESKASQRLSKRVNRMIGRIDKIIGELEKDKVILDGQMDSGTSPPVGENLISIDELIGVMRQIQNIPEHKLQSIAEALDDNKDGKIDIDDVIKVVELIDKEDIDISTTQVADIMLMLQKEEKLLEKEKAKDKAEKEQAATLNN